A window of Mycolicibacterium holsaticum DSM 44478 = JCM 12374 genomic DNA:
GAAGTTCTGCACCACCGACCCCCAACGCAGGAACTCCTCGACCGCGGTGGGAATGCGGCCGTCGAAATCGTCCCAGAGCCATCTGCGCTGATCGGGAAAGTCGTTGAGCGCCTTGGCTGCCAGGCTCGACGTGTGCCGGGTGGTGTCGTTGGCGGCCACCGAGAACAGCACCATGGTGGCGCCGATCTCGAATTCCGACAACTGCTGACCATCGACCTCGGCGTGCACCAGGGCGCTCAGCAGGTCCTCGGCCGGCTGCTTGCGGCGCTGCTCGATGAGCCCCTCGGTCATTTCGTGGATCCGCAGCGCCGCCTCGACCTGGACCTCCGCGGGATCCCGCCCGGCGAGCAACACCGGGTCCGCCCATGCCTGCGTCTCGTCGGCGGCATGCACGAGGTCGGCACGCATCTCCTCGGGAAAGCCGAACATGTCGCCGAACATCTCGGTCGGCAGGTGCTTGGCGATGTCGGCGACGAAGTCGACCGGTTGGCCGTCGCGGTGCATCGCCACCGCCGCGGTGACGATGCGCTGTGCGCGGGTGGCGATATCCCCTTCGATGCGCCGGATCTGACGCGGGGTGAACACCGAGCTGACCAGCCGGCGCACTTTGTGGTGCTGCGGGTTGTCCATCGCCAGAAACGACATGGCCATCGCCAGAAACACCGGCGGCAACATGTCGAACATCACCCCGTACCGGCAGACGAAGACGTCGTTGTTCTGGCTGACCTCGATGATGTCGGAGTGCCGCACCACCGCCCAGTAACCGGGGTCGTCGGGATCCGGGGAGACCGCGGTTTCGATCGGCGGCTGCCAGCTGACCGGGCGGTCCCTGCGCAACTCGGCGAATATCGGATCCCGTTCGGGCAGATCGAGATCCCAGAACGCGTCGCTGCTCACGTTGAGCGGATCGTAG
This region includes:
- a CDS encoding cytochrome P450, with protein sequence MSPVESELFTADVSFDDDDTVDIPPTNDVAATRAYDPLNVSSDAFWDLDLPERDPIFAELRRDRPVSWQPPIETAVSPDPDDPGYWAVVRHSDIIEVSQNNDVFVCRYGVMFDMLPPVFLAMAMSFLAMDNPQHHKVRRLVSSVFTPRQIRRIEGDIATRAQRIVTAAVAMHRDGQPVDFVADIAKHLPTEMFGDMFGFPEEMRADLVHAADETQAWADPVLLAGRDPAEVQVEAALRIHEMTEGLIEQRRKQPAEDLLSALVHAEVDGQQLSEFEIGATMVLFSVAANDTTRHTSSLAAKALNDFPDQRRWLWDDFDGRIPTAVEEFLRWGSVVQNFRRTAVEPYELGGQQILPGDKVVMMYGSGNRDETVFDDPTTLNLDRRPNPHIAFGGGGIHYCLGSQLAKVMLRSLFRELRDQTPDFCTGAPELVRTNFIRGVLSMPFDPGITR